One window of Aerococcus tenax genomic DNA carries:
- the rplI gene encoding 50S ribosomal protein L9 — MKVIFLQDVKGQGKKGEIKEVNTGYAQNFLFKKGLAKEATKSAVSALEGKKKAQAKEAAEELAEAKELKKKLEDEDTIVEVKAKGGEDGRLFGSVTSKQIAQALKKQYDIKVDKRKIDLPEPIRAFGYRNVPVKLHTDVEATIRVHIVEE; from the coding sequence ATGAAAGTCATTTTTCTACAAGATGTGAAAGGCCAAGGTAAAAAAGGCGAAATCAAAGAGGTAAATACCGGCTATGCGCAAAACTTCCTCTTCAAGAAAGGTTTAGCCAAGGAAGCCACCAAGTCAGCCGTTTCTGCCTTAGAAGGAAAGAAGAAAGCCCAAGCTAAGGAAGCTGCTGAAGAACTCGCAGAAGCTAAGGAATTGAAGAAAAAATTGGAAGATGAAGACACCATCGTGGAAGTCAAAGCCAAGGGTGGCGAAGATGGCCGTCTCTTCGGTTCGGTGACCTCTAAGCAAATCGCCCAGGCCTTGAAGAAACAATATGATATCAAGGTCGATAAGCGTAAAATTGACCTGCCTGAACCGATCCGGGCTTTCGGTTACCGGAATGTTCCGGTTAAATTGCATACGGATGTGGAAGCGACTATCCGTGTCCACATTGTTGAAGAATAA
- the dnaB gene encoding replicative DNA helicase, with product MADENLIERIPPQSIEAEQAVLGSVFLDPEVFPAVNEYIEPQDFYKRAHQLIFESMRQLNEDQEGIDVITVQDSLLSQGMLDNVGGADYLFELATNTPTAAHAEYYAQIVEQKSILRKLIHASNEISRESYEEQSDVMDILDHAERSILDVSQSRNRSGFVHIGKVLNQSLDTIEELSKNKKSITGLATGYPDLDRMTAGLHEDELIIIAARPGVGKTAFALNIAQNVATKQGAVVALFSLEMGAESLVNRMLCAEGSIDAGRLRTGQLLEQEWSDLIVAMGALGSSEIYIDDTPGNRMAEIRAKSRRLYQDKGKLDLIVIDYLQLIEGSRRSENRQQEVSEISRQLKKLAKELSCPVVALSQLSRSVEQRQDKRPVLSDIRESGSIEQDADIVAFLYREDYYEREDGEEGEDQDENNIIEVIIEKNRAGARGTVKLIFTKEFNKFSSVSFRDEEIM from the coding sequence ATGGCAGATGAAAATTTAATCGAGCGCATTCCGCCCCAAAGTATTGAAGCGGAACAGGCAGTCTTAGGGTCGGTGTTCTTGGATCCTGAGGTTTTTCCTGCTGTCAATGAATATATCGAGCCCCAAGACTTCTATAAACGAGCCCACCAACTCATCTTTGAAAGCATGCGGCAGCTGAACGAAGACCAAGAGGGAATTGACGTGATTACGGTTCAGGATAGCCTCTTAAGTCAAGGTATGCTGGACAATGTTGGTGGGGCAGACTACCTCTTCGAACTGGCAACCAATACCCCAACCGCCGCCCACGCGGAATACTATGCCCAGATCGTGGAACAAAAATCGATCTTACGGAAATTAATCCATGCCTCCAATGAAATCTCAAGGGAGAGTTACGAAGAGCAATCGGATGTCATGGACATCTTGGACCATGCCGAACGCTCGATTTTAGATGTTTCTCAGAGCCGAAACCGCAGTGGTTTTGTCCATATTGGTAAGGTCTTGAACCAGTCCTTGGATACTATTGAAGAATTATCCAAGAATAAGAAGTCAATTACGGGGCTAGCCACCGGTTATCCCGATTTAGACCGCATGACGGCGGGGCTCCATGAAGACGAATTGATCATTATCGCCGCCCGCCCTGGGGTAGGGAAGACGGCTTTCGCCTTAAATATCGCTCAAAATGTTGCCACTAAACAAGGCGCAGTGGTAGCTCTCTTCTCCCTGGAAATGGGGGCTGAATCTCTGGTTAACCGGATGTTATGTGCCGAGGGCAGTATTGATGCGGGTCGCTTGCGGACGGGGCAATTGCTGGAACAAGAGTGGTCTGATTTAATTGTGGCCATGGGGGCCCTGGGGTCTTCGGAAATTTATATTGATGATACTCCCGGTAACCGGATGGCAGAAATCCGGGCCAAGTCCCGTCGCCTTTATCAAGATAAGGGAAAATTGGATTTAATTGTGATTGACTACTTGCAGTTGATTGAAGGGAGCCGGCGGAGCGAAAACCGCCAACAAGAGGTTTCGGAAATTTCCCGGCAATTAAAGAAATTAGCTAAAGAACTGTCTTGTCCCGTAGTTGCCTTATCCCAATTATCGCGGTCCGTGGAACAGAGACAGGATAAACGCCCAGTTCTTAGTGATATCCGGGAATCAGGATCCATTGAACAAGATGCCGATATCGTGGCCTTCCTCTACCGCGAAGACTATTATGAGCGTGAAGATGGGGAAGAGGGCGAAGACCAGGATGAGAATAATATTATCGAAGTTATCATCGAGAAGAACCGTGCCGGGGCTCGGGGAACCGTCAAGTTGATCTTTACCAAGGAGTTTAATAAATTCTCTTCAGTCAGCTTTAGGGATGAGGAAATAATGTAA
- a CDS encoding type II toxin-antitoxin system RelE/ParE family toxin: MNKIRFTSAFKRDYKRYKKKHYPMTKIDKAIRLIASEEIEILINQYKLHNLKGEWQGYKELHVDGDTLIIYIDQKGIVTLTRLGTHDQLF, from the coding sequence ATGAATAAAATTAGATTTACTAGTGCTTTCAAGCGGGATTATAAACGTTACAAGAAAAAGCACTATCCCATGACTAAAATTGATAAGGCTATACGCTTGATAGCTAGTGAAGAAATAGAGATCTTAATTAATCAGTATAAGCTTCATAATCTAAAGGGAGAATGGCAAGGGTATAAAGAACTTCATGTTGATGGTGATACGCTAATTATTTATATTGATCAAAAAGGGATAGTAACCTTAACTAGGTTAGGAACACATGACCAACTTTTTTAA
- a CDS encoding type II toxin-antitoxin system RelB/DinJ family antitoxin, producing the protein MARINIRVDDDLKEQAKATFEDMGLDLTTAITLFIKYSVNSGELPFKPATKKQIENRQARAEAESDQLKTYDNVDDLLEALNE; encoded by the coding sequence ATGGCTAGAATCAATATTAGAGTTGATGACGATTTAAAAGAGCAAGCTAAAGCAACTTTTGAAGATATGGGGCTTGATCTGACAACAGCAATCACCTTATTTATTAAGTATTCCGTGAATAGTGGCGAATTACCGTTCAAACCAGCGACAAAGAAGCAAATTGAGAACAGACAAGCCCGGGCAGAAGCGGAAAGCGACCAACTAAAAACTTATGATAATGTTGATGATTTACTAGAGGCACTTAATGAATAA
- a CDS encoding histidine kinase translates to MENVNKLTKEEVAEIIQARYNAETRPPRTEEDRKIGAKRWAEIHKRTRERLKKEGYNIN, encoded by the coding sequence ATGGAAAATGTAAATAAACTTACAAAAGAAGAAGTAGCAGAAATTATTCAAGCTAGATATAATGCTGAAACACGTCCCCCGAGAACAGAAGAAGACCGAAAAATCGGCGCAAAACGATGGGCAGAAATCCACAAAAGAACAAGAGAAAGACTAAAAAAAGAGGGATACAACATTAACTAA
- a CDS encoding histidine kinase yields MEDVNKLTDEEVGAIIQARYNAESLQPETEEDRKIVEQRLKKVEEYRKKYLRNQH; encoded by the coding sequence GTGGAAGATGTTAATAAACTTACAGATGAAGAAGTTGGTGCGATCATTCAAGCAAGATATAATGCCGAAAGCTTGCAGCCAGAAACCGAAGAAGATCGCAAAATTGTAGAACAAAGATTAAAAAAAGTTGAAGAATACAGGAAAAAGTATTTAAGAAACCAGCACTAG
- a CDS encoding histidine kinase, with amino-acid sequence MKDPNKLTRKELEEEYIARIKSESRQPETEEQRQRAKERMAKIDAMVKENLQKKGITIE; translated from the coding sequence ATGAAAGACCCTAACAAACTAACTAGAAAAGAGCTAGAAGAAGAATACATAGCTAGAATTAAATCTGAAAGCCGTCAGCCAGAGACAGAGGAACAGCGCCAAAGAGCTAAAGAAAGAATGGCCAAGATTGACGCCATGGTTAAAGAAAACTTGCAGAAAAAAGGCATAACGATTGAATAA
- a CDS encoding DUF7675 family protein, translating to MLDNEYYEDDQTIFEESHLEGFTDWYKNSPESKIWQIDYIEGSFGPFLFSFDRQKIYNFWSDYPTKLTAREKELFDKEFPDMAQFK from the coding sequence ATGCTAGATAATGAATATTATGAAGATGATCAAACTATTTTTGAGGAAAGTCATTTAGAGGGCTTCACTGACTGGTATAAGAACAGCCCAGAATCTAAAATATGGCAGATTGACTATATAGAGGGAAGTTTTGGCCCGTTTCTCTTTAGCTTTGACAGGCAGAAAATCTATAATTTTTGGTCAGACTATCCCACTAAATTGACGGCCAGAGAAAAAGAATTATTTGATAAAGAATTCCCTGACATGGCTCAATTTAAATAA
- the fucO gene encoding lactaldehyde reductase: MTYRMILNERSYFGPGAIQHIPEEFRGKDLTKAAVITDRGLVDAGVVRRVTDLLDENDIPYDVFDQVEANPSVNTVKAGVDFVKESGADCIIAIGGGSSMDTSKAVGIIMENPEFADVVSLEGTAPTKNKAIMTFAVPTTAGTGAEVTINYVITDTDNKRKFVCVDPNDIPDIAFVDSEMMMSMPAKLTAATGMDALTHAIEGYITPGAWEMSDMVHIKAIEMIGRSIRKAVEGDPKAKEDMASAQYIAAMGYSNVGLGLVHGMSHPLSAWYGIPHGQANAILLPVVMRYNKDYTGEKFRDIAKALGVEGTDKMTIEEARDAACQATLSIAKDVGMIAKLSDLGMKEEDIPSVAKDAMEDVCTPGNPRPAQLDEVIELYQSLM; the protein is encoded by the coding sequence ATGACTTATCGTATGATTCTTAATGAGCGTTCTTATTTTGGGCCGGGAGCCATCCAACATATTCCAGAAGAGTTTCGCGGCAAGGATTTGACCAAGGCGGCTGTCATTACTGACCGGGGTCTAGTGGATGCAGGTGTGGTTAGGCGAGTGACCGACCTATTAGATGAAAATGATATTCCCTATGATGTTTTTGACCAAGTGGAAGCCAACCCAAGTGTCAATACGGTGAAGGCTGGCGTCGACTTTGTCAAAGAAAGTGGGGCGGACTGCATTATTGCTATTGGTGGGGGATCCTCCATGGATACTTCTAAGGCAGTGGGAATCATTATGGAAAACCCAGAATTTGCCGATGTGGTTTCACTGGAAGGCACTGCACCGACTAAAAACAAGGCCATAATGACCTTTGCGGTACCAACAACAGCAGGAACTGGGGCTGAAGTCACTATCAACTATGTGATTACTGATACCGATAATAAACGGAAATTCGTCTGCGTTGACCCTAATGATATTCCTGATATTGCCTTTGTGGACAGTGAAATGATGATGTCCATGCCTGCCAAATTGACGGCGGCGACCGGGATGGATGCCTTGACCCATGCTATTGAAGGTTATATTACCCCGGGAGCCTGGGAAATGAGTGACATGGTCCATATCAAGGCCATTGAAATGATCGGGCGGTCAATCCGCAAGGCGGTTGAAGGAGATCCGAAAGCCAAAGAAGACATGGCAAGCGCTCAATATATCGCAGCCATGGGTTATTCTAATGTTGGCCTAGGACTGGTCCATGGAATGTCTCATCCACTGAGTGCTTGGTACGGCATTCCTCATGGTCAAGCCAATGCGATTCTTCTGCCGGTTGTGATGCGCTATAACAAAGACTACACAGGAGAAAAATTCCGTGACATTGCCAAGGCACTGGGTGTAGAAGGCACCGATAAGATGACCATTGAAGAAGCCCGCGATGCCGCTTGTCAAGCCACCTTATCCATTGCCAAAGATGTCGGCATGATTGCTAAGTTAAGTGACTTGGGAATGAAAGAAGAAGATATTCCATCGGTCGCTAAGGATGCCATGGAGGACGTCTGCACCCCAGGTAACCCACGGCCAGCCCAATTAGATGAAGTCATTGAACTCTATCAAAGTCTGATGTAG
- a CDS encoding YrhK family protein → MAKLKRKTYEENSEAEDIVVKIGPLRLYFQNVYTIISLINDIFTGSLYFIGSICNFFGAPAIYGNTLFLIGGFSFVMRPIIKLIHNIHIYNQDKVKRQRDEARMNPEKVFQIHHSQASPDQAGDYLGDAYNHEYYEDDDYQSH, encoded by the coding sequence ATGGCAAAATTAAAAAGAAAAACCTATGAAGAAAATTCAGAAGCAGAGGACATCGTGGTCAAGATCGGGCCCCTGCGTTTATATTTTCAGAACGTCTATACCATTATTTCATTAATTAATGATATTTTTACCGGGAGTCTTTATTTTATCGGCTCGATTTGTAACTTCTTTGGCGCGCCCGCTATTTATGGCAATACCCTCTTTTTAATTGGAGGTTTCTCTTTTGTCATGCGGCCAATTATCAAACTCATCCATAATATTCATATTTATAATCAAGATAAGGTTAAACGCCAACGGGATGAAGCGCGAATGAACCCCGAAAAAGTCTTCCAAATCCACCATAGCCAAGCCAGCCCCGACCAAGCAGGTGACTACTTGGGTGATGCCTACAACCATGAGTACTATGAGGACGATGATTATCAATCCCATTAA
- the trpB gene encoding tryptophan synthase subunit beta, translating into MTEINNGFFGEFGGCYVPEIIKEELDRIADFYEEIKDDPDFKQELALYLRDYVGRENPLYYAENFTKHLGGPKIYLKREDLNHLGAHKVNNTIGQVLIAKRMGKKRLIAETGAGQHGVATAAVAAKFGMECTVYMGQKDVERQKLNVFRMELMGTKVVGVKRGAQSLKEAVDAAFEDLIENYQDTYYLVGSAVGPHPYPSMVKHFQSVISQESKAQILEREGRLPDAVVACIGGGSNAIGSFAHYLDEPTVKLYGAEGGGKGLDSDQTAATLNLGSIKIEHGMNTYCLVDEEGNTKPSYSISAGLDYVAIGPEHAYLKDTHRAEYIAITDDEALAAFQLLSRTEGIIPALESSHALALAAKLAPQYSADQILLVTLSGRGDKDVDQVLRILES; encoded by the coding sequence ATGACAGAAATTAACAATGGATTTTTTGGTGAATTTGGGGGCTGCTATGTCCCAGAGATTATTAAGGAAGAATTGGACCGGATCGCTGACTTCTATGAAGAGATCAAGGACGATCCCGACTTCAAGCAAGAACTCGCCCTCTACCTGCGCGACTATGTGGGGCGGGAGAACCCCCTCTACTATGCTGAAAACTTCACTAAGCATTTGGGCGGGCCTAAAATTTACCTCAAACGCGAAGACCTCAACCACCTCGGCGCCCACAAGGTTAATAATACCATTGGTCAAGTCCTGATCGCTAAACGCATGGGCAAGAAACGGCTCATCGCTGAAACCGGTGCCGGCCAACACGGGGTGGCAACAGCAGCCGTAGCCGCTAAATTTGGCATGGAGTGTACGGTTTACATGGGGCAAAAGGACGTGGAACGGCAGAAATTAAATGTCTTCCGAATGGAACTGATGGGAACCAAGGTGGTTGGCGTCAAAAGAGGGGCCCAATCCCTTAAAGAAGCCGTGGATGCTGCCTTTGAAGACCTGATCGAAAATTACCAAGACACCTATTACCTAGTCGGATCAGCCGTTGGTCCTCACCCTTATCCTAGCATGGTCAAACACTTCCAAAGTGTGATTAGCCAGGAAAGTAAGGCCCAAATTCTTGAACGTGAAGGTCGCTTACCTGACGCGGTGGTTGCCTGCATCGGGGGTGGGTCAAACGCCATCGGGTCTTTCGCCCATTACTTAGATGAACCCACCGTCAAACTCTACGGGGCTGAAGGGGGCGGTAAGGGCCTGGACAGCGATCAGACAGCAGCTACCTTGAATTTAGGCTCCATCAAGATCGAGCACGGGATGAATACCTACTGCCTAGTCGATGAGGAAGGCAATACCAAGCCAAGTTATTCTATCTCGGCCGGGCTGGACTATGTAGCCATAGGACCAGAACACGCCTACCTCAAAGACACTCACCGGGCTGAGTATATTGCCATCACTGACGACGAAGCCCTAGCCGCCTTCCAACTGCTCTCACGGACAGAAGGAATCATCCCGGCCCTAGAGTCTTCCCACGCTCTCGCCCTAGCCGCAAAACTCGCCCCCCAATACTCTGCCGATCAAATCCTCCTCGTCACCCTATCTGGACGTGGTGATAAGGACGTCGACCAAGTACTAAGAATACTCGAAAGCTAG
- a CDS encoding argininosuccinate synthase, with the protein MKAKVKKVLLAYSGGLDTSVTITWLKENYDNCEVIAMTANVGQEDDFDFIHDKALKCGASKIYIEDLRQELITDYIYPAVRAGGKYENKYLLGTALARPLIAKRMVEIAHQEGCDAIAHGCTGKGNDQVRFELGIREFDPDMTIIAPWREWEISSREEAFDYAEAHNIPLPITRETNYSKDENLWHLSHEGLDLEDPSQKPDYEAILELGVSPKQAPDQATPITIDFEAGNPVAVNGKKLDPIALIQTLNQLGGANGIGILDLVENRLVGMKSRGVYETPGGAILFHAHEKLEELTLDRDTLHFKQILALKYSELIYNGLWFSPLRQAMQAFVDHTQSHVNGQVKLELYKGNIIDAGVTSPDSLYREELATFNEDSIYNQNDAEGFIKLFGLPQSARVKK; encoded by the coding sequence ATGAAAGCAAAGGTTAAAAAAGTATTACTCGCCTATTCCGGAGGCTTAGACACCTCAGTCACCATCACTTGGTTAAAAGAAAATTATGATAACTGTGAAGTCATTGCCATGACCGCCAATGTCGGCCAAGAAGATGATTTTGACTTTATCCATGACAAGGCCCTTAAATGCGGGGCTTCCAAGATTTATATTGAGGACCTCCGCCAAGAACTCATTACCGACTACATCTACCCTGCAGTTCGTGCTGGGGGCAAGTATGAAAACAAGTATCTCTTAGGGACTGCCCTAGCCCGTCCTTTGATCGCTAAACGGATGGTGGAAATCGCCCACCAAGAGGGTTGCGATGCTATTGCTCACGGTTGTACCGGTAAGGGCAATGACCAAGTCCGTTTTGAACTAGGGATCCGGGAATTCGATCCAGATATGACCATCATTGCTCCGTGGCGGGAATGGGAAATCTCTTCTCGGGAAGAAGCCTTTGACTATGCTGAAGCCCACAACATTCCCCTTCCCATTACCCGGGAAACCAACTATTCCAAAGATGAAAACCTCTGGCACCTCTCCCATGAAGGCCTGGACTTGGAAGACCCTAGCCAAAAACCTGACTATGAAGCCATTTTAGAGCTAGGTGTGAGTCCCAAACAAGCGCCCGACCAAGCCACTCCGATCACCATCGACTTTGAAGCGGGTAACCCGGTGGCCGTTAACGGAAAGAAATTAGATCCGATTGCCTTAATCCAAACCCTCAACCAATTAGGCGGGGCTAATGGGATCGGTATCCTCGACCTGGTGGAAAACCGTTTGGTAGGGATGAAATCCAGAGGAGTCTATGAAACTCCAGGAGGCGCCATCCTCTTCCATGCCCATGAGAAGCTCGAAGAACTGACTCTGGACCGGGATACCCTACACTTTAAGCAAATCTTGGCCCTAAAATACAGCGAACTTATCTATAATGGGCTCTGGTTCTCCCCACTCCGTCAAGCCATGCAAGCCTTTGTTGACCACACCCAAAGTCATGTTAATGGACAAGTCAAACTGGAACTCTACAAGGGCAATATCATTGATGCTGGAGTAACTAGTCCTGATAGCCTCTACCGGGAAGAACTGGCCACCTTTAATGAAGATTCCATTTATAACCAAAATGATGCAGAAGGCTTTATCAAGCTCTTCGGTCTGCCTCAAAGTGCCCGGGTAAAGAAGTAA
- a CDS encoding cysteine hydrolase family protein produces the protein MKRALINVDYTNDFVASDGSLTCGKPAQAIEGAISRLSEEFIQAGDFLVFAIDAHHKGDPYHPETKLFPPHNIVGSHGQDLYGQLAQVYEDNKDNSQVYFMPKTRYSAFAGTDLLIKLRERHIEELHIVGVCTDICVLHTAIDAYNLGFKIVIHKDCVASFNPQGHEWALNHFQTCLNAEVI, from the coding sequence ATGAAGAGAGCCTTAATTAACGTCGACTATACCAATGATTTTGTGGCGAGTGATGGAAGTCTCACTTGCGGAAAACCTGCCCAAGCCATTGAAGGGGCCATTAGTCGCCTCAGTGAAGAATTTATCCAAGCGGGAGACTTCCTGGTCTTTGCCATTGATGCCCACCATAAAGGTGACCCCTACCATCCAGAGACCAAGCTTTTCCCACCCCACAATATTGTTGGTAGCCATGGCCAAGACCTCTACGGTCAATTAGCTCAGGTCTATGAGGACAACAAGGACAATAGCCAGGTCTATTTCATGCCTAAGACCCGCTATTCAGCCTTTGCGGGAACCGATTTATTGATCAAATTACGGGAACGTCATATTGAAGAATTGCATATTGTAGGAGTCTGCACCGATATTTGTGTTCTCCATACCGCCATTGATGCTTATAATTTAGGTTTTAAGATCGTTATCCATAAAGACTGTGTAGCTAGCTTCAACCCCCAAGGCCATGAATGGGCCCTCAACCATTTCCAAACTTGCTTGAATGCTGAAGTGATTTAA
- a CDS encoding DNA/RNA non-specific endonuclease: protein MSWLLAIMVVVLLVLSAFVLPQNLFKKKLSKKEQKIISGLFVLGLVALALYVEPSQTNDPGGEGSQSQTSSSSQEDKAPGQADNPFPKGSQANPSARPSDEEVQALREEIHHSIPQVPEGQTFLVVNNNVPLFISSELELTTAHANYGDLDFLQRVTGAEGLLGVELMPDDAREPLTSVTPTGWRQKSYVNVPGGWLYNRCHLIGYQLTGENANSKNLMTGTRWFNTEGMLPIENYVAAYIEETNHHVRYRVTPVFNQFNQLASGVYMEGYSIEDQGQVQFHIFVPNRQPGITIDYLTGESQGPAGPQASGDLSP from the coding sequence ATGTCCTGGTTGCTAGCCATTATGGTGGTCGTTTTACTAGTATTGTCCGCCTTTGTGCTACCTCAAAACTTATTCAAGAAAAAGCTATCAAAAAAAGAACAAAAAATTATTTCTGGACTCTTTGTTTTGGGATTAGTGGCTCTGGCCCTGTATGTGGAGCCTAGTCAGACTAATGACCCTGGCGGAGAAGGGAGCCAGTCTCAGACCTCTTCTTCAAGTCAGGAAGATAAAGCGCCGGGCCAAGCGGACAACCCTTTTCCCAAAGGAAGTCAGGCTAATCCTAGCGCCCGACCCAGTGATGAAGAAGTCCAAGCCCTACGCGAAGAAATCCACCACAGCATTCCCCAGGTGCCAGAGGGACAGACTTTTCTGGTGGTCAATAATAATGTCCCTCTCTTTATCAGCAGTGAATTGGAGTTGACGACTGCCCATGCTAACTACGGGGATTTGGATTTCTTGCAGCGGGTGACTGGGGCTGAAGGTCTCTTGGGGGTGGAACTCATGCCCGATGATGCCCGCGAGCCCCTGACCAGTGTGACGCCTACCGGTTGGCGGCAAAAGTCCTACGTCAATGTCCCAGGTGGCTGGCTCTATAACCGCTGCCATTTGATCGGCTACCAGTTAACCGGTGAGAACGCCAATTCTAAGAATTTGATGACAGGAACGCGTTGGTTTAATACTGAAGGCATGCTGCCGATTGAAAACTATGTGGCGGCCTATATTGAAGAGACTAACCACCATGTCAGATACCGGGTGACGCCAGTCTTTAACCAGTTTAACCAATTAGCTTCTGGGGTTTATATGGAAGGCTATTCCATTGAAGACCAGGGCCAAGTCCAGTTCCATATCTTTGTCCCTAACCGCCAACCCGGAATTACTATTGATTACCTGACCGGTGAGAGCCAAGGCCCCGCTGGACCGCAAGCAAGTGGAGACTTAAGCCCCTAA
- a CDS encoding YoaK family protein, whose protein sequence is MKKTQKLAEKLFFSCLLTMSSGGQTAYSYLNHKGVFAGFQSGNLIRMAVNLGQGHFADLPPYFVSIIFFMIGTVLTRILHFHYDDPSHEIRRNALVLIISFLAMAVVAWISQTGHHLLATAFLTISTAAQFEEFRSLEGTNYTPTMMSGNFKRLTENLFDYFLYPNATVKASAKSNIFYFIAIILSYFTGVLAISLGQNWLGIWTIFIPMTLTALGIGILFLQAYTNHSQA, encoded by the coding sequence ATGAAAAAGACACAAAAACTCGCTGAAAAGCTGTTCTTTTCTTGTTTACTGACCATGTCCAGCGGGGGACAAACAGCTTATTCTTATCTCAACCACAAGGGGGTTTTTGCTGGTTTTCAAAGTGGGAACCTCATCCGCATGGCAGTCAACTTGGGACAGGGGCATTTTGCTGACCTACCACCCTATTTCGTCTCGATTATTTTCTTTATGATCGGCACTGTCCTGACCCGTATCCTTCATTTTCATTATGATGATCCCTCTCACGAGATCAGACGCAATGCCCTGGTCTTGATTATTTCCTTTTTAGCCATGGCTGTCGTGGCTTGGATTAGTCAAACTGGCCACCACCTGCTCGCCACGGCTTTCTTGACTATTTCAACTGCAGCCCAATTTGAGGAATTCCGCTCGCTGGAAGGGACTAACTACACCCCGACCATGATGTCGGGTAACTTTAAACGGCTCACCGAAAACCTCTTTGACTACTTCCTCTATCCCAACGCCACCGTCAAAGCTAGCGCCAAAAGTAATATTTTTTATTTCATCGCTATTATTCTCTCCTACTTTACTGGCGTCTTAGCCATCAGTCTGGGACAAAATTGGCTAGGCATCTGGACCATTTTCATTCCCATGACACTCACAGCTCTAGGCATCGGCATCCTCTTCCTCCAGGCCTACACCAACCACAGCCAGGCTTAA
- a CDS encoding glycosyltransferase family 2 protein yields MQEFAVIIPAYKPTQDLIPYVDQLLQAGVPQVVVVNDGSPEDCQAIFDQVAERDRVDVLTHLINRGKGTALKTAFDFELKHGQDYKGFVTADADGQHTVKDVLNIGKTLVDHPDVSFVLGKRDFDQDQVPFLSRLGNKTTTRFFDWLFGYWITDTQTGLRGINAKELLWLIDLPGSKFEYEMNMLIVMAKRELPYLEETIETVYEEDRTTHYHPFRDSWRIAKVLIDGKRSGEDELI; encoded by the coding sequence ATGCAAGAATTTGCGGTTATCATTCCAGCCTATAAACCTACCCAAGACTTGATCCCCTATGTCGACCAATTGCTCCAAGCCGGCGTCCCGCAAGTAGTGGTCGTTAATGATGGGAGCCCAGAAGACTGCCAAGCCATCTTCGACCAAGTCGCTGAACGGGATCGGGTAGACGTTTTGACCCATCTTATTAATCGTGGGAAGGGAACTGCCTTAAAGACCGCCTTTGATTTTGAATTGAAACATGGCCAAGACTATAAGGGCTTTGTCACTGCGGATGCGGATGGCCAACATACCGTCAAAGATGTCTTAAACATTGGAAAAACGCTAGTAGACCACCCAGATGTGTCCTTTGTCTTGGGTAAGCGGGATTTTGATCAAGACCAGGTGCCTTTTTTGAGCCGCTTAGGTAATAAAACCACAACTCGCTTCTTTGACTGGCTCTTTGGTTACTGGATTACCGATACCCAAACCGGTTTACGAGGAATTAACGCCAAAGAATTGCTTTGGTTGATCGATTTACCTGGGTCTAAGTTCGAGTATGAAATGAATATGTTGATCGTGATGGCGAAGCGAGAGCTTCCCTACTTAGAAGAGACCATTGAAACGGTCTATGAAGAGGACCGGACCACCCACTACCATCCTTTCCGGGATAGCTGGCGGATTGCCAAGGTGCTTATTGATGGCAAGCGGTCGGGTGAGGATGAATTGATTTAG